The genome window gaactgtaattcctattcccatatctttgcctgaaaacctcttaatttcaaaattataataatttgaaaaggagaggtttacattttccatttcaatgaAGGTTCCTGCCTTCTTCAGgagacacctgtcttttcaaaccaaaatACCTTCAGATTTTTACGTCCTACTTATTCTTTATAGGccattttcttcccctctttcagtCATCTATTTTCCAAGCTGAAGACGCTTCACACAAATTATCTCTCCTTGCATGGAAGTCATTGTATAGCTCTGATAATTCTGTTGTCCTTTTTTTGGGTCATTTCTAGTTCAACTGTATGCTTTTTTTCAGGTGACATAAATAGATTCCACATTTTGTAACACAGagttctgcagctctgaagggGGAGGGAATTTAGATTATTCCCCTCTGTGGTTAATTTTGTCTTCaatcctttaaaatttttttcatctgaaaacgCTGTCAGCTCACTCCTCCTTGCCAGGTCATTTCTGAACCTCCATGAAGATTTTCTGGTAATTTTATCTTCAGACATCAGAAGTGTGATTCAGCTTGGTGTGATTTTCTACTTACTAGGACCAAGCTGTTCATAAAAGTAAACCACTGGAATTCCATGGAAAGGGCCCTTGAGATGGTAATTCTAAATAAAACAGAGCAACACCTACAGCCAGAAAATTCATAGAGGGAAGGATTGTTATTAAATTGGTTGGATAGCAATCAATAAAATAGTCTTTCACTTAGTGGAAGTTATAGTTTACTACAGAGTGGAGTGATTTCTTTAGAATTCTCAAACTTTTCACCTTATACGGAGTAGAcatgctacaaaaaaaaaaaagtaaaaatcgGAAACCaagtaacaggaaaaaaaaaaagtgaagaaaataagGTGGAAGTCAAGAATGCCAGAATTatactatattttttttactctaaaCTCATAAAGAATGCAACATTTATCATTTGTGATGCCCAAAGCAAGTTGTTGGCAGAAGAAAGGAATAGTAGAGTTTACATCTATGAGTTTTCCAGACATACAAagaattttagaagaaaatcagTAAATTCTTCCTATTTATATCAGGTTCTTATGTAGTATTTTTCAGGCCCAACATGTAGCTAtgtaaatcaaaatgaaaacaaacacagagtcTAATAATTAAAAGCACTGAATgtcagaaaagaaatacaactATTTTTAGGTTGCAAACTTCAATTCTCAAAACACTGGAATAAAATCAAAGGAATATAAGGTCAATCACTCAGTACTGtgtaaaatacaattaaaatctACCCTACTGCTAACAAAGctattttgctttcctttcaccatgctcaggaaaaaaaaaaaaaacatattaattttcttatccCAGTATTTAAGgatcttttctgccttttaaataaGGGGTAATTGGAATATGGTTGGTTTGAAATCAGtaataactttttaaatattttgaatatatactaaaagtttttttttgtttgtttgtttgtttttttctgtcagagatTTAATATCTTCAGGATAAGTAAACCAATATCAACTAATCTCAGAACCATTTTAAGCATAAGCCTCCTGTTTTCAGTGATATCTGGGGTTCCATAcaggctgcctgggctgctctgtaGGCACCCACTGATTTTTATCAGTTATATCAGAGGGGGTTGATTAAAACAAGGTGTTAAGGTGGACTAATGAGGAGTTTCGCTGCCAGTAATGTGGAGGCAGTAAAGTCCAGCAGGGATAATAAAGAGCTAGGGACAATATTCTCCTCAGCAGCTTGTTTGTAGCCAGAACAGGACAGATGTTTGCAGCCTAAATCACTTGGAAATTTCCCTCAGTCTTCAATAAATAGTTAATATGTGTTTGCTTTGCCTCTGGCCTCTCAGCTTGAGCTATGAATTCCCAAACTACCTGAGTTGCTTGCaagctttttgtttcttgggTTGTTTTTCCAGCTCACTTATATCTTTCCTTGAACTCTGCGCAGGATCACCTCACTTCACAACTGTTAATGACTTGCAAAGCcagtgctgccctcctgctgtgccacttGAGCCTCTCCCCTTCTCCTACAGGCACCCCAGAccagcagctccaagcacagctgggagcacctgtcatttgggatttttagatGGCattgttgtaaatgatcaaatcggcagccaaatttataaagaaaaaattataaatttattagattgacaatcaaaaaatagaatattataaaaccgccacagccaagagAGCGTCAACCCCAaactttgacgctgggtgaacttgggaCAGATCGACGTTGggtcagcgtctccccagagtgtcaccccaactgctccaggtatccagcttatatacagtttattctgcctggagcagaaatgacctaagatttctgtaagttcctacatatgtaaaacaggaactatacagattcagtcccgtacaaaagtcagtccatcggtttggatggctgtctgggctcctcgaaATAGTCCtcttttcagctgtagccaggaaATCACTGTTCTTCgatgtaatctctcccaggtgcTGTTcagtgaatgttctggacattcctgggaaatggtcaATGatcactgaaataaacagggcaggagatatctctcctttttgatgcctttattaaaagtgatcagctcaaggttgggaggcccAATGGATCCACAAGTTCACTGTCGCAGCTCCCCAGACTGACTCAGAGGAGGaagcaaatgcagctttgtccaccagaGCGTTGCCCGATccgaagaaaacacaaaacaaccagAGTTGTTTTATGCGGTGCTTTATTAGGGCCCGGGAGCCTGAGGACTTTCGTCCAAAGTCAGAGCCCCATCTTGCGACAAAATTTACAGAgtttatatacttttcttaaCGTGATTTCTTCATCTGATCTATGTGCATCGCTAAGCATCTTTAGAGGTATACTGAGATTTATTAGGTACATCATGACATTTGTTACTTAGCCAAAAGGTACATTCCATAGATAATGTTAGGTACATTCCCtagataatattttctctcGATCTACCATGCACTAAAGTTCACTTAGAGTTTACCGGGCCTACTGCGGCCTTAGCATAACTACTGCTACTCATGCTAACTATCATATTGTTTCACTAATCTAGACATCTATCTATtaactaaaatacatttttcaataattttcgAACTTCTGCAACAAGTCCCCCCTTTTGAGCATTCTTCAGATCTTCTGCAAGGATGCTCAACCTTCAGCTTCAGTTCTTCTAGCTTCAGTTCTTCTAGGAAGGGCCACCTCCTCGTATTTGGGCGGGGGAACTCCAAATCCGTGGTTTCTTCCTATTGCTTTCACCAATCTTCGGGTTCGTCTTGTTTCTTTGGTTATTATTCCTAGAACACATCTATATGCTATCCAAGCAACTATTAGTACAATTATAAACAGCAACACATATTGCAACATTGACGATACCCAACCAGAAACCTGAAGCCCCATTGAATCTAACAAGGCTCCTATCCAATTGTGCTGGGCCTCCTTTTCGATTTCTTTTGTTCCAGATTCGACTATTTCTAGTTGAGAGATGTCTTTTTCTACTTCTACCGTTACATTTGGGATATGGATGCAGCAGTGAtcaattcttttatttaaatacccACAAACTCCATGTTCTTTCAATAGCAGCATGTCTAGAGCCATTCTATTTTGGAGTGTCATACGAGAAGTAGCCTGCAATTGTAGGTTCAAATCTTTGAATCCTCTCCTAGTTGCTAATGCCAATCTCTCTGTTTGTCCCAGTAACTTAAACAACATTTCTCTGTTTCTATATGTGGCTACTGGTGCAAATAATGATTCTAGTGCCCATCCAAATTTCACTCCGCTGTCTGGTTCATGCCATTGGTCTTCATCTCCTAACAAATTCAAATCatcaatttctctctttttcctagTCCCTGATGCTTTTAACTTAGACTGTTTCCACAAAGGGCATAACGTTGGCACCCCTAAAGTTACTTGTGTCACTGGTCCGTCCAAAGGGAGATGAGTAGTCCATTGTCCATGTCCCATTACCCATACTAAATTTCCCGGACTTCTGAGTGTAGTCGTCCTACAGGAGACCCTTCCATAAAATCCGTTCATAAGGGGTTTGCCGGGTATTGTGTGATTGTATTTCCTACATTCACATCCCCATTTCAAAAGGACCCTTACTGGCACTAGGCTAATTTGGTCCCCTGGAGTATCGCATGTATAAACTTCTGTACAATTCCAGTTTTCTTTCGCTATCACCTTCTCCCTAGTAGAGGTATTTATCTCTGATACTTCTGCATGTGATTGGTTTTTACTTCCTGTCCACTGTACACACCAATCAACAGGCCCGATATAACTATAGTGTTCCAGTAAACTTGGACCCCATATAGCTTCCCAGTGATCCCATAAGGGTTGTTCTTGTGTCATATTTTGACACCGTATTTCTCGAgataattgttttttcttaatttgttgttcttgtttctCAAAACACCAACCATAATTTCCTAATCCTCCATACAGTCCCGGTTTTGGTTCGTATCTGCCTCCTTTTTCTCGACAATCCCAGATTGACGAATATTTCCACAAAGGGGAATAACCTTCCTTAATTTCTACTACCTCCTTCTCTACGTTTTCCACCTGACACATGACCGTAATGTTTTCTTGTATTGTTGGGGGCATTGGGACCGGAACCACTCCCCATTGGATAGGCTCTCCAGCGGCCTGGGGGAGTGGCAGGCATGCCGTAATTTGTGAGACATTTTGTACTGTACCAAAATCTCTGATCAGTCCCACTATCAGATTCTCTTGTTTTTGCTCATTTTGAGTGGtaatattaatttctcttacTCTTCTCGGTTGCCCTCGAGTTAGTGAGACTATCGTTCTTGAATGTCCCCACCAGGAGTCTTTGCTAATCCAGCACCAATAATATCCCTCGTCCTCCGGCTGTACGTCCCTAATTATAAGGACTATAGTTTGATCTGATCGTTTCTCCTTGcgatattttccttctttgtcccGAATATTGTTTCCCCCAAACCACCATCCATATTCGATAAACTGTACATCTTTCTCTACCTTACAGACTAAGATAACTGCCATGCCTTGCACTGCTCGAAAAATTCCATGTGTTGCCTTGATCCTTTCCCCCAAATGTGCCCTAGCTATTGATGATCGAATGCCATAGTCTGCATCTATTCCACATGTAACTAGACACAGATACCGCCCTTCGTCTATGCCTTGTTTAGGATCTGAGATATTTAGCCACCCAATTCCTTTGTCCCATAATTTCCACCAACTCACTCCCTGGTCAATTCGTTCCCAcatttgttgttgttctttccACCACTTAACTTTCACTTCTTGTTTGCATGCCTCTGTTAGAGTGAATGGGCAATTAAGCTTTAACGGGGGACCGTCCCACATGTCTTGGATAGCGGATGTTGGCCTGACTGACACTGATTCCTGAGAAATAGTTCCTTCCCGTAATCTCCAAGATACCACcctcaatttaattttcttatagTCAAAACTACGTCTAATTTGCACTATACACATATAAACCTCCATATCTTCTCCAGTTACTTGCTTCAATTGTAGTGTGGTATTCCCTTTTTGTGCATCCCTATCCCAAATAGTAGTAAAACTTGCCTTGGGGTACCCAGCTCCTTGTTTCCAGAATACTCGTAAATCTCGGGCTTCAGCTTTCTGGTCATTGGCAATAGCACAGGTCAAATTCACATCCATCCCTTCCATGATTCCAACAACAGGTTCTGAAACAGTGACAACCACAAAACCTTGAGTAGGTATCAATTTCATCATCACCAGTAACAGAATGATTAAGAATGCGGCTTTGCGCGAAATATCATTCGCGTCGGGGAGACCATCTGAGTCTCCCATTGTGTTGGAATTTTCTTGACTCGAGTGTAGTGGATCCAGGTGTCGATTCCCGCCACCTTTATTGCTGTGTAGGTCGTCAGGATCACTTGGTAGGGGCCATCCCATGTTTCCTTCAGTGGATCCGTGAACCAATTTTTCACATACACTCGGTCACCAGGTTGGATGTCATGGACTGGATTCTCCAGTGGTAGGGGTCGGTTCCACTGCAGGGCTCCCCGTAGGCTGTTGAGAGTTCTGTTTAGTGACATTACATAATTAAATATCACTTGGTCCCCTTGTACATGTAGATCTCCCTTTAGTACGGTAGCATGATAAGGTTTCCCATATAGAATCTCATAAGGACTTACCCCCAACCTCTCCCTGGGCTTTATCCTGATTCGCAACAAAGCTAACGGTAATGCTTGCGGCCATTGCATTTTAGCTTCCTGGCAAATTTTCTTGATTTGCCCTTTCAGTGTTTGATTCATTCTTTCAACCTGACCACTTGATTGAGGTCGCCAAGGTGTATGCAAGTCCCAGGATATGTCCAACATCCTAGCTACTGTTTGCACAATCCCAGCTATAAAATGTGGACCTCTATCCGACGACAACCCTAGAGGTACCCCGAACCTGGGAATGATTTCTTTAAGCAGTGTCCTAACCACTTCCTTAGCCTGATTTGTCCTACAGGGGTAAGCTTCTGGCCATCCTGAAAAGGTACAGACATACACTATCATGTACTtgaaattttgtgcttttggtAACTCAGAAAAATCTACTTGCCAATAGTCTCCCGGTTCCGGTCCTACCTGCAGTTTCCCTAGTTGAATTTGTTTCCTGACAATTGggttatttttcaaacagaCTGGGCACATTGCATTCACCCGTTTTGCAAGTGTTAACATCTGGTTTGAAACTATTTCTCTCCTTAAGAATTTTACGAGCATCTCTGCACCCCAATGGCATTTGTTATGTTCTGTTTCCAAAAtgactttcattatttttgctgGTACCACGACCTGTCCCGTTGTTGTTACATACCATCCAGTCATGTTCTTTTGTGCATTCAATAACATTGCCAACTTCTCATCGTCTATTGAATATTTAGGTGCCTGGTTTAGGTAGGGATTTACTGGGCTTACCTTGACTGGTATCAATGCCATCTGAGTCCATACCTCTCGAGCCACCTTTCGAGCTGTCACATCAGCCAAATCATTTCCTTGgtaaatttttccttcctcctttcgATGTCCTCTCACATGCATTACCGCAACCTTTTTCGGTCTGTGTACTGCTTCCAGCAAAGCTAAGATTTCTTCTTTGTACTTGATAGATGTTCCCTGTGAACTGAGTAGTCCTCTCTCCTTCCACAATGCCCCATGTACATGGATTACCCCGAAGGCATATTTAGAGTCAGtccaaatatttacttttgttCCAGTACTGAGGACTAGGGCTCGTGTAAGCCCAATTATTTCTGCCCTCTGGGCTGAGGTACCAGGAGGTAAAGCTTTTGCCTCTACAATCGTATGAACAGTTACCACGGCATACCCTGCATACCTGGTACCATTTTCCACGTAACTTGATCCGTCCGTGAACAGTTCCCAGTCTGGATCTTCCATCGGTGTGTCTTTAAGATCTATCCGACTAGCGTATACCTGCTCGATGACCTCCACACAATCATGCGCCaattctccctcctcctgttcACTGCGGAGAAATTCTGCTGGATTAATATGATTAGTTATTTTCAATTCTACATCATCCTGCTCTCTCAATATTGCTTGGTACTGCAGCATTCGGCTAGATGATAACCAGTGACCCCCCTTTTGTTCCAAAACAGCCAGTACCATATGGGGTACAAATACCTCCATTTTCTTGCCCATCGTCAATTTTCTGGCTTCTTGAATGAGGATCACCGTGGCCGTAACTGCCCGCAAGCATGACGGCCAACCAGCACTGACAGTGTCCAGCTGCTTCGAGAAGTATCCCACCGGGCGTTTCCATGACCCAATCCGTTGGGTTAGTACTCCCAGAGCCagcttttgtctttcatttacATACAACTGAAAGTCCTTGCTCAAATCCGGGAGCCCTAAAGCCGGGGCCTCCTTCAGGGCTTGTTTTAAGTTTTGGAAAGCATTCTTCCTTGACCTGTCCCAGTTCAGCTGTGGTTCCTTCAGGGCCTCATACAATGGTTTCGCTAGTAACCCGAAATTTGGAATCCACAATCGACACCATCCTACCATCCCCAAGAAAGATCTTAATTCTTGGTGACTTCTCGGGAGCGGGATGGCACAAATGGCCTCCACTCGGTTGATTCCCAACCGTCTCTGACCCTGAATGATTTCACAACCCAGGTAAATCACACTTTCCTTTAtcagctgtgctttttcttttgatactcgatatccagcctggcccagcatATTCAGCAATGCTATGGTGAGTTTTAAACAcagttctttctcttctgtggctAGAAAGATATCATCGACATACTGTAAAATCACGTATGAGAACGGCGAGTCTCTTACCTCAGTCATCTTCCATTCTTCCAATTCTTTTGCCAACTGATTCCCAAATATCGTCGGACTGTTCTTGTAGCCTTGGGGTAATCTCGTCCAGGTGAGTTGCTTCTTGCGACCGGTGTCTGGGCTTTCCCATTCGAAGGCGAAATATTTCCTACTTTGCAATGCCAGGGGAATGCAGAAGAATGCATCCTTCAAATCAATTACAGTAAACCATTTAAACTTTTCAGACACAGATGTTAACAAAGTATATGGATTTGCAACCACTGGGTGAATATCCTTAACAATGTTATTAATTGCCCGTAAATCCTGTACCAATCTATACTTACCATTAGGTTTCTTTACGGGAAAAATGGGGGTGTTGTATTCTGATTCACATTCTTCCAGTATTCCTTGTGTTAGAAATTGTGCTATGAGAGGAGCAACCCCTTCTTTGGCTTCAAGTTTAATAGGATACTGTTTTATCCTTACAGGTTGTACCCCTTCTTTTAACTCTACTATTACTGGTTGAGCAGCTTTAGACTTCCCCGGGACTCCCGTTTCCCATACCCATGGTACCACAGCCTGTTCTACCTCCTCAGGGATAGGGGTGGGTTCAACTTCTCTAATCACGAATAATTTGGctatttcttcttcaggaaCTTCTACTTTAACTCTTCCATCttcaaacagaattttcatGTTCAAAAGAGATAGCAAATCCCTCCCAAATAGTGACTTAGGGCAATTGGGCATATATAAAAATTGATGATCTAATTCCTTCCCCCCAAATCTCAAATTTAATGGCTGTAGGAACGGCCTTTCTTCCAACTGGCCCATTGCTCCTACTACTTGTACTGTAGTGTCACTGATTGGTCCCAATCGTTTATTTAAAACCGAATAAGTAGCCCCAGTATCTACAGtaaattcctgctctttcccttcGATCTCTAACCTAACCTTCAAATCCTGTTCTAGTCAGCTCTGATTCTGATAATTTCCCAAGACCATAGCTTGAGCGACATCTCCTGGAGTCATCGGATAGCCCACTGAATTATTATTTACCATACTGCTGTTCACTCCCACCCCGTTCATCCCGTTCCTCATTGGACATTCGTTCTTCCAATGGCCTATCTGACGGCAAAAGGCACACTGGTTAGGTCCCAGAATTTGTCCCCGTCCCCCAGTGTTTTGAAATCCTCCCCTACCGCGACCCATTCCTCGGCCCCGCATAGATccacctctgcctctccctctgtTTCCAGCTTGCTGGATTACCGCCAgaatccctgcctgctgcttcttggcAGTCTCTTTTTCCCTATTATTATATACTTTCCAGGCTACCTCCAGCATTTTATCCAAGTTGCGGGTATCCTCTCCCtctaatttctgtaatttctttcgGATATCGTCCTGAGATTGCCCCATAAATATTAATGCGAGCTGTAGCTTCCCTGGCTCATCCTCCACTTCTAAATTAGTATATTTTCTGGCAGTTTCCTTTAATCTTTCCAAGAATGCTGATGGGGACTCACTTTTATCCTGTCTCACCGAATACAGTTTAGACCAGTTCAACGTCTTAGGCATACCAGTTCTGATTCCTTCCAGCAACAATTCTTGGTATTCTTTAATTGCACCCATACCCCCGCTTGTATTTGGATCCCATCCCGGATCTTCACTCGGCACTAAATCATTCACGGTTCC of Serinus canaria isolate serCan28SL12 chromosome 11, serCan2020, whole genome shotgun sequence contains these proteins:
- the LOC127060024 gene encoding uncharacterized protein LOC127060024; protein product: MGQLEERPFLQPLNLRFGGKELDHQFLYMPNCPKSLFGRDLLSLLNMKILFEDGRVKVEVPEEEIAKLFVIREVEPTPIPEEVEQAVVPWVWETGVPGKSKAAQPVIVELKEGVQPVRIKQYPIKLEAKEGVAPLIAQFLTQGILEECESEYNTPIFPVKKPNGKYRLVQDLRAINNIVKDIHPVVANPYTLLTSVSEKFKWFTVIDLKDAFFCIPLALQSRKYFAFEWESPDTGRKKQLTWTRLPQGYKNSPTIFGNQLAKELEEWKMTEVRDSPFSYVILQYVDDIFLATEEKELCLKLTIALLNMLGQAGYRVSKEKAQLIKESVIYLGCEIIQGQRRLGINRVEAICAIPLPRSHQELRSFLGMVGWCRLWIPNFGLLAKPLYEALKEPQLNWDRSRKNAFQNLKQALKEAPALGLPDLSKDFQLYVNERQKLALGVLTQRIGSWKRPVGYFSKQLDTVSAGWPSCLRAVTATVILIQEARKLTMGKKMEVFVPHMVLAVLEQKGGHWLSSSRMLQYQAILREQDDVELKITNHINPAEFLRSEQEEGELAHDCVEVIEQVYASRIDLKDTPMEDPDWELFTDGSSYVENGTRYAGYAVVTVHTIVEAKALPPGTSAQRAEIIGLTRALVLSTGTKVNIWTDSKYAFGVIHVHGALWKERGLLSSQGTSIKYKEEILALLEAVHRPKKVAVMHVRGHRKEEGKIYQGNDLADVTARKVAREVWTQMALIPVKVSPVNPYLNQAPKYSIDDEKLAMLLNAQKNMTGWYVTTTGQVVVPAKIMKVILETEHNKCHWGAEMLVKFLRREIVSNQMLTLAKRVNAMCPVCLKNNPIVRKQIQLGKLQVGPEPGDYWQVDFSELPKAQNFKYMIVYVCTFSGWPEAYPCRTNQAKEVVRTLLKEIIPRFGVPLGLSSDRGPHFIAGIVQTVARMLDISWDLHTPWRPQSSGQVERMNQTLKGQIKKICQEAKMQWPQALPLALLRIRIKPRERLGVSPYEILYGKPYHATVLKGDLHVQGDQVIFNYVMSLNRTLNSLRGALQWNRPLPLENPVHDIQPGDRVYVKNWFTDPLKETWDGPYQVILTTYTAIKVAGIDTWIHYTRVKKIPTQWETQMVSPTRMIFRAKPHS